The Lolium rigidum isolate FL_2022 chromosome 2, APGP_CSIRO_Lrig_0.1, whole genome shotgun sequence genomic interval AAAAGATTCATGCTTTGTATTTCACAGTGGTGTGACTTTCAGTGAATAAGTCTGACTGTCGCATGGCACTCCAAACAAAAAGTGCCTTTCTTGCTGAGTTTGAATAAGCAGGTTGACATGATCATGCCAATAAAAACAGTTCTAACCGAGAATGGAAACCGCTAAGGGCTAAAGCTGATACATTATACTAATGTTTTTGTAGGCAAATAAACTTGATGTTATTTGATTTCATGCTGTAGTAGCTCAGCATGTACCTTGAGAGTAACAGTGTGTTTTGTCCTACCTTGTACCTAGTCCGAAACCAAGTTATCTGTTTCTATATACATACCACACCGTGTTTCTGCTACTCTTCTGCAAGATATCACAAGACTCACAAGAACAATGCCACACATGCAAGAGACGGAGTGCCCCGTCAAACCATTCAAACCCAAGAGCCAGGATGACCAGAAAAACACATCATATTCTGTGTCAGAAGCAGCAGCTGCGGATGAACTGTTCCCGTTCTTTGGACTGCTTTGCTATGCCGATGCGCTAGATTGGCTGCTCATGGTGGCAGGAACAATTGGGTCCTTAATGCACGGCATGGCGCCTGCAATGTCGTATTACATCCTTGGCAAAGCCGTCGATATGTTTGGGAACAACATAGGCAATCGAGAGGCAATTGTCCATGAACTTTCCAAGGTTAACATTCTATCCATATTCAAAGCCATGATATAAGGCGCCATTTGTGTTTTAGGAGTGCTTTTGTTCGAGTTTGTTAACGTTGAAAAAGCAGTTAGCCATGTCACTGACAATGTACATATTTTTTGTTCTGGTTTGTAGTTGGTTCCATATATGTGGTCCTTGGCAATTATTACACTTCCCGCTGGAATGCTTGGTGAGTACACTCTTCTAACCATTTTGGACAATGTAAACAAGATAGTGGAAGTTATAGGTATTAGTTATACCCTAAAGGAATCAATGGAAATCCTAAGATAGTGATTTACTAAACAATTGACAGTTCAGATAGCTGGACACAAAATATTATTATTGAAAGTTCAGAAGAGTAGCAGGCTAGCAGCACAacatcacaacaacaacaaatatGCACAGGAAAAAAAGCTTATGACAGTCAAAGAGGGAAATTTCATAGTAATACCTGTTAGTATTTAATTACTTCTACTAGTTCATTATTGCTGCATGAACAAGAGAACACCACGTGATCGTAGCACAAATAATATGAATAGCATCAGTCATATTCAAATAAACTTGTCTTACCGTTCTGCCACAATGACCCTGTGCTGCAGAAATTGCATGTTGGATGTACACAGGTCAGAGACAGATGACAAGAATGCAGATGGCATATGTGAGATCAGTACTCAATCAAGATATCGGAGCTTTTGACACTGACTTAACCACCGCGAACATCATGGCTGGAGTAACCAATCACATGAGCGTCATTAAAGAAGCAATTGGCGAGAAGGTATCCGTTTGCATTTTATAACATTCGCTGTATGTTGGTCAACAAAGAGAAGCACAGAAGTTTGTTTTATGATAACAAACCGTGAACACAGGCTTACTTATTTTTCCTCAGATGGGTCACTTCATTTCTAATTGTTCCATATTCATAGTCTCTGTCGTTGTTGCTTTTGTGTGCTGCTGGGAGGTGGGGATGCTCACCCTGTTAGTTGTTCCGATGCTTCTCGTGGTTGGGTCAACATATGCGAAAACGATGATTggcatgtcgatgacaaggacagGTTTCGTCTCTGAAACAACCACTGTTGTAGAACAGGTACATGCACAGATGACTGTTTTGTTAGAACCAAGTAGGTTGCCGTATTAAATTTGTATGTTAATAATACATGTATTTGTGCAGACTCTTTCACATATCAAGACTGTCTTCTCATTTGTCGGAGAAATCTCGGCCATGAAATCCTTCGTGAAATGCATGGACAAGCAATACAAGCTAAGCCAAAAAGAGGCATTCATCAAAGGACTAGGTTTGGGAATGTTGCAGATTACAACGTTCTGTTCGTATTCACTGACAATCTATGTTGGAGCGGTAGCAGTAACCCGAAGATCGGCGAAAGCGGGTGAATCGATTGCTGCTGTCATTAACATCCTCTCCGGTGCAATGTAATACTGAGAACTATCTTTATAACAATGTATCATACTGGCATGGTTATACAAAATTACTATTCATCAAAAGATAGTAATCTTGCGAAGTTATCAGTACTGATCTTTTAAAGTGTGATTTCAGATATCTCTTGAATGCAGCACCGGATCTTCAGACCTTCAGTCAAGCAAAAGCTGCTGGTAAAGAAGTATTTAAGGTTATCAAAACAAATCCAGCAATATGTCATGAATCAAATGGAAGAATATTAGAGAAGGTTACTGGAGACATTGTAATACGAGAGGTGGATTTCACATATCCATCCCGTGAAGGCAATCCAGTTCTCCAAGGATTTTCGCTGGCTGTACCTGCAGGCAAGATTGTAGCTCTTGTGGGGAGTAGTGGATGTGGAAAGAGCACCGTGATTTCTTTGGTTCAACGCTTCTACGATTCTATATCAGGTATGCATCTAGGACATACCTTTAACTCTGCATAAAATTTTGTTGAGCTGTATATTTTTCATAGTGTTTGCTTGATTATGTTCAGCAGTGCTTGTTTTTGCAACTTCACATTACAGTATCAACATATTAATTGAAAAAATATAGTGTTTTGAGAAAAAAGGGTGGAAATATATCTGTCACCGGAAACTCTTGAAATCTCCCTTTTGCGCTAAAATGTATTGTTCTCAGTTGTGCCACAGTTCTAGCATACCCTATTTTGTTTCTGCCACTTCCATGTGGTTAAAGAGGTTTGAACATTCAGAAAAAACAGAACAATAGATAAATGAAAATAAATTCAGGAAATAAtaaagaaaactccaattgaaaACAAATAATGGGTCGCCTTTGGAAGCAAATATGTAAAATATAACACTAGGAATATTAATTGGATGCCCATAAACCTTGGAAATTTTGATCATAGTGCAGAATACAGAAAACACTTAAACTGTGTTGGAACATCCTTAAACAATCCTAGTATAAGATATTTATAAAAATTTCTAACATGGTGCAGGGTGTTCCTTCATGTTCCCTAGGACTATTTTAATCTaccttttcttaaattttatTAATATTTGGTATTTTTAATGCTTTATTTTCTCATATATTCTTAATGCTGAAAAACCTCTGAACAAACGGATGTATCCGAAACACAATAAGATGCTGGCATAGTAGAAAGAAGGAGAATTGTTTTTTAATGCAGAAAGGCGATTGCAAGATTTTGTGCTAAAATAGTAAACTCAGATTTTTCTACTGTAAGTAATATGGTCTAACAATGCAGGTGACATATTTATTGATGGTCAAAACATTAAAGAACTTGATCTGAAGTCCCTGAGGAGAAATATAGGTTCAGTATCTCAAGAACCATCACTCTTTTCTGGTACTATTTCTGATAATTTGAGAATTGGCAAAATAAATGCAACTGATGAAGAGATAATTGAAGCAGCAAAAACAGCTAATGTGCACTCATTTATATCCAAACTTCCAAAGCAATACTCAACTGAGGTAAGACTTTATGTTCACAGAGCAAGGGCGGTAAAACCTCACAAATATCTCTTTTATCCTAAGTTTTTGAATCAAATTAATTCAAATTATTGAGTTTAAATAGCCTTATAAAAATGCAGACTACATTTCAAGTTGGGCACTTTGTTGTTGCCCCTATCCCTATGTAGTCAATAGAGAGCAGCAATTTACCCCTACTTATGGATCACTTCAGGTAGGAGAAAGAGGTGTGCTACTATCAGGAGGTCAAAAACAAAGAATAGCGATTGCAAGGGTCATTCTGAAAAATCCCCCAATTCTTCTTCTTGATGAAGCCACAAGCGCACTTGATTCAGAATCCGAGAAGCTAGTTCAGGATGCTCTTGATAGAGCTATGCAAGGCAGGACTGTTATCTTGATTGCGCACAGAATATCAACAATTATAAATGCAAACAAGATTGTTGTTATAGAGAATGGAAGAGTAGCTCATTCTGGAACACATGAAGAATTGCTAGGTAAAAGTGTATTCTACTCGAGTGTATGCAATATGCAAAATCTTGAGAAGAAATCTGGCATGAGTGAAGAAAGGTAAAATGTTCCCAACACACTTCCTTTTACACTGTGTAATGCTCCCTTATAAAATTCATCATCACACTGTTCATGGGCAGTTATGTGTGCCAGAAGATGTATGAGCACAGTGCTGAAAATATGTTTTTCTACAACTGGACAAGCACCTAACTTTATTTCTTGTAATGAGTAAAGTTTACTCACTAGCTTATTTTGATTGGTAAAACAGAAGCaccgaagaagacgaagaacaagACAATGAGACATCTTTCTCTACACATGATCAAGGGAAGAGAATAGAACTGACGTCGAAGAAACTGAAGCAAGGGATCAGAAAGAGAACATCTGTTTTCTACAGAATATTCCTTAGAACCTTTAAACTTGTGCCAGGAAAAGTTCTGCTAGGTTCCGCAGCAGCAGCAGTCTCTGGGATCTCAAGGCCTATATTTGCTTTCTTCATCATAACAGTTGGCATGGCATACCTGGAGACAGATGCAAAGAGAATAGTCAGCAAGTACTCAATAATTTTGTTCCTAGTTGGGTTGGTAACATTTTTCAGTAACATCATTCAGCACTATATCTATGGCCTTGTTGGCGAAAGGGCAATGAATAACCTAAGGGAGGCCCTCTTTTCAGGTCTGACACACGACAGACATAAAGTTTTTTAATCTCTCACAAGTATATGAACCGCCGCTTTTTTGGAATGTAACACCATGTCTCTTTGCTAAATGCAGTCATCCTTCGGAGCGAAGtaggttggtttgaagaaccagggAACAGCGTCGGCTTCCTGACTTCACGTGTTGTCAGTGACACCTCGATGATCAAGACAGTTATATCTGACCGAATGCCCGTCATCATTCAGTGCATCTCTTCAGTCCTGATAGCAACGGTGTTGAGCACAGCAGTGAACTGGAGGATGGGTTTAGTTGTATATGCTATGATGCCATGTCACCTGATCGCTGGCCTTGTACAAGTCAGGTCAGCGAAAGGTTTTGCCACTGACATCTCTACTTCCCACCAGAAGCTCATCTCACTCACCTCAGAGGCCGTCAGCAACATCCGTACGGTGGCGTCTTTTGTTCACGAAGAAGAGATACTTAGGAAAGCGGACTTGGCGCTCCAAGAACCGATGCGGATAATCAGGATGGAAAGCATCAAGTATGGGGCAGTGCAGGGGGTTGCCCTATGCTTATGGCATATGACACACGCCATCCAGTTGAACTGCACCATTGCGCTGCTTGAGAAGGGACTAGCAACATTTGAAAACTGTGTACGATCATACCAAACATTTGCACTGACAGTACCTTCCATCACAGAGCTATGGTCCTTGATCCCTATGGTAATGACGGCGATCTCACTGCTCGATCCCGCACTTGACATTCTCGGCAGAGAAACACAGATTGTGGCAGATGGACCAGAAGTTCCTGCTGAAGAAGACAGGATTACGGGTCACATTGCGTTTGCAGATGTCAGCTTCAGTTATCCCGCGAGAACAAAAGTGACCGTACTAGATGGCTTCAGTCTAGCCATCGAGCCCGGGCAAAGGGTCGCATTGGTTGGCCCGAGCGGGGCCGGGAAATCCACTGTGTTCTCCCTTCTGCTGAGATTCTACGAGCCTTCCAAAGGAAAAGTACTTGTGGATGGTAAGGACATCAGAGACTACAACCTGAAGCGTCTGAGGAAGCAGATAGGATTGGTTCAGCAGGAGCCGATCCTGTTCAACCTGTCCATCAGAGAGAACATCAGCTACGGCAACGAAGGCGTGTCGGAGGCAGAGATAGTGGAGGCCGCAATGCAGGCGAACATCCACGAGTTCATCAGCAGCCTGTCGACGGGGTACGACACTGTTGTTGGGGACAAAGGGAGCCAGCTTTCCGGAGGCCAGAAGCAGCGGATAGCGATCGCGAGGACTGTGCTGAAGAATCCTGCCATACTTCTACTAGACGAGGCAACCAGCGCTCTGGACGGCGAGTCCGAGAGGGTGGTGATGAGCTCTTTGGAAGCACATGGGTGGAGGAACAACGGTGAGCTTTCAGGCAAGACCACCAGCATCACGATCGCCCACAGGCTGTCCACGGTCGTGAGCGCGGATGTGATCTTTGTGATGGACAAAGGTGAGGTGGTGGAGATGGGCGGCCATGAAACTTTGGTCTCTGCAAGGAATGGCCTTTACTCGAGAATGTACCACATGAAGATCAAAGGGGCGAAAGACtgatttttttgttctttttcatgGTTTTTTGATAGGGCTGCTGCACCATTGCAATCATTTAATCTAATGACCGTTGTGACAATTTGTAAAAGTGAAGTCTGAAAGTTTTAATGAAAAAGCAACTGCATGCATTTTCATCCCGTTGATTGTGCCATTGTTTGGTTTTGTTACTCTTTGCAAAAGTTAGTTTTGTTACTTTCTCCTTGGGACACATGATGTATGGTATGTTTGACAAGTATCCAAAGGGTACCGCTTTGGCGGAATATTCTCCTAGGATGGTGCAAAGTTGGATGTATATTTTTTGAGGATTCAAAACAAAATATACTTCGAACCAATCATTAAATTACCAAACATTTTATCGTTGTGATACCCTCATGGAGACTTTGTAACTAGATACCATATTTGTAGGTTTTGACAAACATTATTTTTCATAGTTTTACTTCCCGCACTAATGTTCATGCACATCTCGTGTTAGTATATCCGTACTTCATGAGCTACTATGCTTGCACATCCCCTGTAGATGTAGGTATTctcatttgaccagaacaaataCCAAGAGAAGGTTATGAAGAGAATGAGATAACAGATGCAGCATCTCCCTTATATTTTCATTTCCTCTCAACTGGTGTTCCGGGGAGACCGATGTTCGCAGATGGGCGCCTTGGGAGAGGAATCGCGTGGGTATATAGTAGTAGATGCTCCCTATGCTTTGGAGGATGCAAAAGATGGACTTGTCTCGATCTTGAATGAAGGGCGATTTCACTATACCGTTCTTATGAGCCCCTGGCTCAAAATAgcgatcccgatgatggataactAGAGTGTAGTTTACACTATTGGTGTAAAGTTGTAAATTTTTGCAActcaaatttcaaaaataaatatATTTAGAAATGTTTGTTCGAATTACTCACTAGTATCATTATTGCATCCCTCATGGCGAAATGTTCAAAGTTAGATCCTATGTTTATAGGTTTCGTCAAACTTTTTTTTATGGAACGTGTACTTCCCGTAGATTGTTTGTTTAGTTCCCATGGTATTAGGCGTCTACTTATCATGTGTTTATTTGTTTGTACTTCATGCGTTATGTGTTTCTACTTCTCATGTTTTTGTGTGTACCTTTCATGTCTGTATGCTTACTCCACGCGTTTGTGTGTACATATCATGTTTGAGTGTCTCGTGTTTGTGTGTACCTCCGGTGTCTATATTTTTATGTGAATCTCCAAATTTAATTTGTACATGTGTACTTCTCGTATTTATATGTATTGTGTGTACTTTCCACTTCAGTTTANNNNNNNNNNNNNNNNNNNNNNNNNNNNNNNNNNNNNNNNNNNNNNNNNNNNNNNNNNNNNNNNNNNNNNNNNNNNNNNNNNNNNNNNNNNNNNNNNNNNGTGGCGGAGCTTGGAAGAAAACCTTGGGCGGGCCAGGCTAAAAGAAAACACAACAAATTGCAAAGTTGAAGAACGAATTAGCAATCATTCGTGCTATCAAACTGCTAACCAAGAATTGGTAAAAAGAAATGAGTACTTGAGCACGGAAAGTGGGGCTCGATTCGGTTCGTAGCGTCGCTTGCCAGCTGATGGAACACCTGCCGGAGCGTTGTGCCCGTGCGTGTGGCTACAGGTCCGACGTTCCCCATGCCACCCCCTGGCTGCGGGTGAGGCGGTGCAGCGCTGCACCCTCCTGTGCCCGCCATAGATTCTCCTGATTACTGCTTATTTTTCTATCCAAATCGCTACACCTAGCGAGTAACCATAGCGCACCTTCTACCCCATGGCTGCGGATTTTAATTTTTATCCAGACCCGAGTACTCGACTTGCAAAGTCGAGCGAACCAGCGAGAAATGAAACGAAACGGAAGGCCAATGGGCTGGACCTTGAATGCATACAAGTCAAACTTTTTTTGCCAAAAATCTGGGCGCGCCATGGCCTAGTTTAGCCCCAACTAAGCTCCGCCAGTGGTTTACGCACTTCCCATATTAGTGCATGTGAATGTGTActtctcatgtttaattcttgtATTAGTGTTCGACTACCAGCTAAGCTCCAACTCTGACCATAAGGTGCCTATTCCCATAATGGGATCCAAATATTCACTTTCTACATTTACAATATACACTAAAAATGCGGATAATCTTGTTGTTCTTGATGAAGTCGCACCACCTTGATCAAACTACTCTCTTTGCTCGACGTTGATGCAACAATCTAGGATTTTGgaaacaagatagaaaataacaGGATGAAATCTTGCGATGCAAGGTTCTAAAAATCACAGGAAAAAATATAGGTGAAATTTTTGATGAGGGGGATACagagctagagagagagagagagagtgtgtgtgtgtggtggggggggggggtgaggcAACTTATGTGGTACCATTTCACCCTCCATGTGCCCATTATAACATTTTTAGAAGTGTATGTATGGTCTTTACCTAGATATCCCGCCCCTTGTGGATCCACGCATTTTGAATATAACAATTAAACCACCATATGACAAAACCTCAAAATCTTGCTACTTATTCCACGGCCTCCCTTGGCCAATTCCTACACCTCATTTCACTCCCTTAGATAcagtttgaaatcaaatgaataaactcctaaacttttgcaaagaaaaaaaattgaCTTCAACTCTAGGATTGGTAAAGGTTCATTCTCGGGGCTCTCCCTCCATCGGGTGATGCACACCTCGCGAAATATCTCTCTCATCCTATTCTACGTCCCTAGTGTAGTCTATTGGCAGATCCCATAGATCCAACACTACCACCATAGTGCCGTCCTGTGACAGATCCCATAGATCAAATACAGCCATTCCACTACAGTGTTGTGCGGTGATATATTTAATCATGTTGTTGCTTTACTCATGCGTTGTCCGGTGGAATATCTTATAGCTCCAATCTTGTCTCCTTAGTCTCGTCTGGTGGAAGATCACATGCATATATCCAATCTTGTCACCTCAATGTCATCTAGTGACAAATAACTTAGACCCCTCAAGCCCCGTGAGTGTCTTTTGGTCACAAATCTATACGACTATAAAAATTAAATTCTGATTAGCCACCGTCATGATGTACAAGAATTCTTAGTCATTGATTTTCTTTACATGGTGaatatcaacaatttatcagctcTCGACCTGATTGATATATCGATAGAGTTTTCTGGGTTTCTCTCCGTACAACCTGCACCAAAATGAGGCCGACAAGGATCTCTCTAGAGTTATCATGGTGGCCCTCGACCTTACAATCCAGTAATGTTTTTAGCACTTCGATTTCAGCCAAACCATGAACGACTATGGTATTTATGGTTCATTGGTAACTCATACCATTGATTCCTAAATGCCAAAGACAGGTGCATGCATATGTATGGCCATCGAAAAATATACGTGAAACATTgaaaattttcatttttattatCTTTCGTATTCGTCAGTTACAAAAAGAGTAAAGGGATGTAGTCTAGATAAAAGTGATGGCACAAATCCGCATGGTTGTATCCATGTCGCTCGGGAAGCTAAGGAATCAGAAAGCCAGATGAAGGAAAATCCGCAGGAATCAAGCTATTGCGGCAAAACAACCTTGAGTGATAGTGAGAGCACACTTACCACTAGTTTTGGAGAGATACAAAAAGTTTGACCACTACGATGAATTGGAAGAGATTCCGTAGCAGTGTTTCTTGGAGGAAAATATTAGAGATTAGTCAATGGTATTGCAAGAGCGCTTGTTATAGTGGTATATGACACATCAAAAGATTGTGGAGATGAATCTGAATCTTATGTTCCTCctaaacactagtagaaaaacccttataggcgaagcttagttctgtggcgcaccgttttgaatgcgccacagaaacttattttgtggcgcacaaggcacggtgcgccacagaaatagcttaattttgtggcgcactactgaaccgtgcgccacaaaaacttggtgggccccacaacctgtcacccccaatcattggttttactatttctatggcgcacaaaccgcggtgcgccacagaaattacttctTCTGTGACGCACGGCAACAGTGCCctacaaaaataaggtattctgtggcgcactgtattaggtgcgccacagaaataaggtattctgtggcgcactgtgctcggtgcgccacagaattagcgaaccagatatacaaaagtgagccaacctcccacctaccacactacacaagccattcttcttcctccatctagctcgtcccccttctctctcataccattttgactctacttttcacttgtttgggtatttattgcacttactttggttgatacttaattggagttgaggagaaggctctccatactctctcctcctctcgaactcatcgatcgcggtctcgtctcggtatcgaatctagaaggtgagtagttggaggagacatacatatgcttggaggagacatgcatatgcttgtagatcttgtgtggccgtcgtgtgtatggatgcttgttgcaggtgaagcacttgtgtgt includes:
- the LOC124691761 gene encoding ABC transporter B family member 10-like isoform X1, which produces MPHMQETECPVKPFKPKSQDDQKNTSYSVSEAAAADELFPFFGLLCYADALDWLLMVAGTIGSLMHGMAPAMSYYILGKAVDMFGNNIGNREAIVHELSKLVPYMWSLAIITLPAGMLEIACWMYTGQRQMTRMQMAYVRSVLNQDIGAFDTDLTTANIMAGVTNHMSVIKEAIGEKMGHFISNCSIFIVSVVVAFVCCWEVGMLTLLVVPMLLVVGSTYAKTMIGMSMTRTGFVSETTTVVEQTLSHIKTVFSFVGEISAMKSFVKCMDKQYKLSQKEAFIKGLGLGMLQITTFCSYSLTIYVGAVAVTRRSAKAGESIAAVINILSGAIYLLNAAPDLQTFSQAKAAGKEVFKVIKTNPAICHESNGRILEKVTGDIVIREVDFTYPSREGNPVLQGFSLAVPAGKIVALVGSSGCGKSTVISLVQRFYDSISGDIFIDGQNIKELDLKSLRRNIGSVSQEPSLFSGTISDNLRIGKINATDEEIIEAAKTANVHSFISKLPKQYSTEVGERGVLLSGGQKQRIAIARVILKNPPILLLDEATSALDSESEKLVQDALDRAMQGRTVILIAHRISTIINANKIVVIENGRVAHSGTHEELLGKSVFYSSVCNMQNLEKKSGMSEERSTEEDEEQDNETSFSTHDQGKRIELTSKKLKQGIRKRTSVFYRIFLRTFKLVPGKVLLGSAAAAVSGISRPIFAFFIITVGMAYLETDAKRIVSKYSIILFLVGLVTFFSNIIQHYIYGLVGERAMNNLREALFSVILRSEVGWFEEPGNSVGFLTSRVVSDTSMIKTVISDRMPVIIQCISSVLIATVLSTAVNWRMGLVVYAMMPCHLIAGLVQVRSAKGFATDISTSHQKLISLTSEAVSNIRTVASFVHEEEILRKADLALQEPMRIIRMESIKYGAVQGVALCLWHMTHAIQLNCTIALLEKGLATFENCVRSYQTFALTVPSITELWSLIPMVMTAISLLDPALDILGRETQIVADGPEVPAEEDRITGHIAFADVSFSYPARTKVTVLDGFSLAIEPGQRVALVGPSGAGKSTVFSLLLRFYEPSKGKVLVDGKDIRDYNLKRLRKQIGLVQQEPILFNLSIRENISYGNEGVSEAEIVEAAMQANIHEFISSLSTGYDTVVGDKGSQLSGGQKQRIAIARTVLKNPAILLLDEATSALDGESERVVMSSLEAHGWRNNGELSGKTTSITIAHRLSTVVSADVIFVMDKGEVVEMGGHETLVSARNGLYSRMYHMKIKGAKD
- the LOC124691761 gene encoding ABC transporter B family member 13-like isoform X2, with amino-acid sequence MLTLLVVPMLLVVGSTYAKTMIGMSMTRTGFVSETTTVVEQTLSHIKTVFSFVGEISAMKSFVKCMDKQYKLSQKEAFIKGLGLGMLQITTFCSYSLTIYVGAVAVTRRSAKAGESIAAVINILSGAIYLLNAAPDLQTFSQAKAAGKEVFKVIKTNPAICHESNGRILEKVTGDIVIREVDFTYPSREGNPVLQGFSLAVPAGKIVALVGSSGCGKSTVISLVQRFYDSISGDIFIDGQNIKELDLKSLRRNIGSVSQEPSLFSGTISDNLRIGKINATDEEIIEAAKTANVHSFISKLPKQYSTEVGERGVLLSGGQKQRIAIARVILKNPPILLLDEATSALDSESEKLVQDALDRAMQGRTVILIAHRISTIINANKIVVIENGRVAHSGTHEELLGKSVFYSSVCNMQNLEKKSGMSEERSTEEDEEQDNETSFSTHDQGKRIELTSKKLKQGIRKRTSVFYRIFLRTFKLVPGKVLLGSAAAAVSGISRPIFAFFIITVGMAYLETDAKRIVSKYSIILFLVGLVTFFSNIIQHYIYGLVGERAMNNLREALFSVILRSEVGWFEEPGNSVGFLTSRVVSDTSMIKTVISDRMPVIIQCISSVLIATVLSTAVNWRMGLVVYAMMPCHLIAGLVQVRSAKGFATDISTSHQKLISLTSEAVSNIRTVASFVHEEEILRKADLALQEPMRIIRMESIKYGAVQGVALCLWHMTHAIQLNCTIALLEKGLATFENCVRSYQTFALTVPSITELWSLIPMVMTAISLLDPALDILGRETQIVADGPEVPAEEDRITGHIAFADVSFSYPARTKVTVLDGFSLAIEPGQRVALVGPSGAGKSTVFSLLLRFYEPSKGKVLVDGKDIRDYNLKRLRKQIGLVQQEPILFNLSIRENISYGNEGVSEAEIVEAAMQANIHEFISSLSTGYDTVVGDKGSQLSGGQKQRIAIARTVLKNPAILLLDEATSALDGESERVVMSSLEAHGWRNNGELSGKTTSITIAHRLSTVVSADVIFVMDKGEVVEMGGHETLVSARNGLYSRMYHMKIKGAKD